In bacterium, the sequence GCCGCATGAGGCCGGGCTCGGTGCTAGTCGACATCTCGATCGACCAGGGCGGCTGCTTCGAGACCAGCCGGCCGACCACGCACGCCGATCCGACGTTCGTCGTCGACGACGTCGTACACTACTGCGTCGCCAACATGCCCGGTGCCGTCCCCCGTACCTCCACCTTCGCGCTCGGCAACACCACCCTCCCCTTCGTCCGAGCGCTGGCCGACCACGGCTGGGAGAAGGCGATGGCCGACGATCCACACCTCGCACGGGGGCTGAACGTGCACGCCGGAGGGATCGTCTGCGACCCGGTGGCACAAAACCTCGGGATCCAGTCCCGGGAGCACCCGGTGGCCGTACAGTGAAGAAACGAGCAAGCGCACCGGTTGCGATGTGATTGGACCGGCTGCACCAGGCGGAGAACGAGGGGCCTCAAACTCGAGCACTCAGGCGACAGTAGAGGTGCTGGCCTCGTAGCCCTCGTCGCGGAACACCGTTCCTGGTCGCGTTCACGCCTCGGCGAGTCTTCGCCATCCCGTTGGCTGCACGTCCGATGAGAGATCCGCGAAGTGCCCTCCCTCCCGGCCGGCGAGATCCAGGTCGAGCAGTACGCACCCCAAACCCCGCACGTCGAGACGGTCGCAAAGGTCTACGCCGAGATCCCGATCCCGAAGCTCGGGATCTTCCTCGCTCGATCGCGGATGGGACTGAGGCCGTCCGAGGCAAGACGGCTAGACGTCTCCGACCTGAAGCTCGGACAGGGCGGAGGTATCGCCGGAGCCTACCTACTGATCCCCGCACGGAAGAGCAAGAAGAAGCGCTACCGGATGCTCAACGTGCCGGAAGATCTAGCAGCTTGGTTCAGCCATCCCGAGGTGGTGACCGCCTTCGAGCAGATCTCTCGACGGTTCGGCCGGGAGCCTCTTTTCCGGAATCCGAACG encodes:
- a CDS encoding site-specific integrase; translation: MPSLPAGEIQVEQYAPQTPHVETVAKVYAEIPIPKLGIFLARSRMGLRPSEARRLDVSDLKLGQGGGIAGAYLLIPARKSKKKRYRMLNVPEDLAAWFSHPEVVTAFEQISRRFGREPLFRNPNGYGDGRWKETSEKRALAKAFQAAGVEPIRPNEMGRQFFATEQVNAGESIYAVKALLGHSDIKNTERYAKLRPQKIAASGAKVTPIGIGAKVDNGPPAAPSSKNEE